Proteins encoded in a region of the Elizabethkingia bruuniana genome:
- a CDS encoding cell division protein ZapA: protein MDFRRITINIAGRNYPLNVPAAEEETLRKVGKQIEDMIKEFEANFAVNDKQDALAMCALRLGTNAEINKLNDEKNISISNEKLIHLNNLLQNELEEL, encoded by the coding sequence ATGGATTTTAGAAGAATAACCATCAATATAGCCGGAAGAAACTATCCGTTGAACGTTCCCGCAGCTGAGGAAGAAACACTGCGTAAGGTTGGGAAACAGATAGAGGATATGATAAAGGAATTTGAAGCGAATTTCGCCGTTAATGATAAACAGGATGCTTTAGCAATGTGTGCCTTAAGACTGGGTACCAATGCGGAGATTAATAAACTTAACGACGAAAAGAATATAAGCATTTCGAATGAAAAGTTAATTCATTTGAATAATTTATTGCAAAACGAATTAGAGGAATTATAA
- the rny gene encoding ribonuclease Y — protein MTTTIIIVGILCLVIGALVGFLLSKSSLNSKARFIIEDAKKSAENLVEKANVQAESIKKEKNVQAKEKFLELKAEHDNNIQQREKKMQEAEKRTKDKENKLNDELSKVGKLEKDLTRQNQDLEKKIEQMEIRQQELATATAQKVELLQKISGYSADEAKAELVEAMKGEAKSKAQAFVTNVMDEAKLNAKNEARKIVIQTIQRIGTEQAIENSVSVFNIESDEIKGRIIGREGRNIRALEAATGVEIIVDDTPEAILLSCFDPVRREIARLSLHRLVTDGRIHPARIEEVVNKTTKQIEEEIIEVGKRTILDLGIHGLHPELVKIVGRMKYRSSYGQNLLQHSREVANIAATMAAELGLNVKLAKRAGLLHDIGKVPEQESELPHALLGMQWAEKFGENPEVINAIGAHHDEIEMTSLLSPIIQVADAISGARPGARRQVLESYMQRLKDLEAAALSFDGVSSAFAIQAGRELRVMVESGKVNDDVAAQLSYDISEKIQNELTYPGQVKVTVIRETRAVNIAR, from the coding sequence ATGACAACCACTATCATCATTGTCGGCATTTTATGCCTCGTTATAGGAGCACTGGTTGGCTTTTTACTATCAAAAAGTTCGCTAAACTCCAAAGCCCGATTTATTATTGAAGACGCCAAAAAAAGTGCAGAAAACCTTGTAGAAAAGGCAAATGTACAAGCAGAAAGTATAAAGAAGGAAAAAAATGTACAGGCTAAAGAAAAGTTTCTTGAACTAAAAGCCGAGCATGACAACAATATTCAGCAGCGTGAAAAGAAAATGCAGGAAGCTGAAAAAAGAACAAAAGACAAAGAAAATAAGCTTAATGATGAGCTTTCTAAAGTCGGGAAATTAGAGAAAGATCTTACCCGTCAGAATCAGGATCTTGAAAAGAAAATTGAGCAAATGGAGATTCGCCAGCAGGAACTGGCTACTGCTACTGCTCAGAAAGTTGAATTATTACAAAAGATTTCAGGGTATTCTGCTGATGAGGCTAAGGCTGAATTGGTAGAGGCAATGAAAGGAGAAGCTAAATCCAAAGCACAGGCTTTTGTTACCAATGTAATGGATGAAGCAAAACTGAATGCAAAAAACGAAGCTCGTAAGATTGTTATTCAGACTATTCAGAGAATCGGTACAGAGCAGGCGATTGAGAACTCTGTGTCTGTATTCAACATCGAATCTGATGAAATTAAAGGTAGAATTATTGGCCGTGAAGGACGTAACATCAGAGCTTTGGAAGCTGCTACAGGGGTAGAGATTATTGTAGACGATACTCCGGAAGCTATTTTGCTTTCATGTTTTGACCCGGTAAGAAGAGAAATCGCAAGATTATCTTTACACCGCTTAGTAACCGACGGACGTATTCACCCTGCAAGAATTGAAGAAGTTGTAAACAAAACAACGAAACAAATCGAGGAGGAGATTATTGAAGTAGGTAAGAGAACAATCTTAGATTTAGGAATCCACGGTCTCCACCCGGAATTAGTGAAAATTGTAGGTAGAATGAAGTACCGTTCTTCATACGGACAAAACTTGTTACAACACTCCAGAGAAGTAGCAAATATTGCTGCTACAATGGCTGCAGAATTAGGACTAAATGTTAAACTGGCTAAGAGAGCAGGTTTATTACACGATATAGGTAAAGTTCCTGAGCAGGAATCTGAGCTTCCACACGCACTTTTAGGAATGCAGTGGGCAGAGAAGTTTGGTGAAAATCCTGAGGTTATTAATGCAATCGGAGCTCACCACGATGAAATCGAGATGACTTCTTTATTATCTCCGATTATTCAGGTTGCCGATGCTATTTCAGGAGCAAGACCTGGTGCAAGAAGACAGGTACTGGAATCTTATATGCAGAGACTTAAAGACCTTGAAGCTGCAGCATTAAGCTTTGACGGAGTATCCAGTGCATTTGCAATTCAGGCTGGTAGAGAACTTCGTGTAATGGTAGAGAGTGGTAAAGTGAACGATGATGTAGCAGCACAGCTTTCCTATGATATTTCCGAGAAAATTCAGAATGAATTGACATATCCGGGACAGGTAAAAGTAACGGTAATCCGTGAAACAAGAGCTGTAAATATCGCAAGATAA
- the ubiE gene encoding bifunctional demethylmenaquinone methyltransferase/2-methoxy-6-polyprenyl-1,4-benzoquinol methylase UbiE: MEHNTITPYNSEQSKKNQVEEMFDNIAPKYDLLNHVLSMKIDVTWRNKLVKWLKIDSPNRILDVATGTGDLALTIQKGTGADVVGYDLSQQMLNVGVEKVKKAGLQDKIQMIKGDAEHMPFKDNEFDAITAAFGVRNFENLEKGLAEMKRVVKTNGNVFILEFSKVEGFLGPFYMFYFKNILPNIGKLISKDSRAYTYLPDSVNAFPYGEKMKNILLNLGFSKVEYKKLTFGIATIYKATK; the protein is encoded by the coding sequence TTGGAACATAATACAATAACCCCATATAATTCAGAACAAAGTAAGAAAAATCAGGTAGAGGAAATGTTTGATAACATTGCCCCTAAATATGATTTGCTTAACCACGTTTTGTCCATGAAAATAGATGTTACATGGAGAAACAAGCTGGTAAAGTGGCTTAAAATTGACAGTCCAAACAGAATTCTGGATGTAGCAACAGGTACAGGAGATCTGGCACTGACTATACAAAAAGGAACAGGTGCTGATGTTGTTGGATATGACCTGTCTCAGCAAATGCTGAATGTAGGGGTGGAGAAAGTGAAAAAAGCAGGCCTTCAGGACAAAATCCAGATGATAAAAGGAGATGCAGAGCATATGCCCTTCAAGGATAATGAGTTCGATGCAATTACAGCTGCATTTGGCGTAAGAAACTTCGAAAATCTTGAAAAAGGACTTGCTGAAATGAAAAGAGTTGTAAAAACAAACGGAAACGTATTTATTTTGGAATTTTCCAAAGTTGAAGGTTTCTTAGGGCCGTTTTACATGTTTTATTTCAAAAATATTCTACCCAATATAGGAAAGCTTATTTCTAAAGACAGCCGCGCATATACTTATCTGCCGGATTCTGTAAATGCATTCCCTTATGGTGAGAAGATGAAAAATATATTGCTGAATTTAGGATTTTCTAAAGTTGAATATAAAAAACTGACTTTCGGAATCGCAACTATTTATAAAGCAACAAAGTAA